One genomic region from Ovis canadensis isolate MfBH-ARS-UI-01 breed Bighorn chromosome 24, ARS-UI_OviCan_v2, whole genome shotgun sequence encodes:
- the CCNF gene encoding cyclin-F translates to MGSGGVIHCRCAKCFCYPSKRRIRRRPRNLTILNLPEDALFHILKWLSVGDILAVRAVHSHLKYLVDNHASVWACASFQELWPSPGNLKHFERAAEKGNFEAAVKLGIAYLYNEGLSVSDEARAEVNGLRASCYFSLAERLNVGAAPFIWLFIRPPWSVSGSCCKAVVHESLRAECQLQKTHRASILHCLGRVLSLFEDEEKQKQARNLFEESANQGCLTSSYLLWESDRRMDMLDPGRFLHSFRKLRDFAAKGCWEAQLSLAKACAHRHQLGLEAKASSEIVCQLFQASHAVNKQRVFSVQKGLNDTMRYILIDWLVEVATMKDFSSLCLHLTVECVDRYLQRRLVPRYRLQLLGIACMVICTRFISKEILTIREAVWLTDNTYKYEDLVRMMGEIISALDGKIRVPTVVDYKDVLLTLVPMAPRTQHLCGFLCELSLLHTSLAAYAPAHLAAAALLLARLTHGQTQPWTTQLWDLTGFSCEDLIPCVLSLHQKCFHDDAPKDYRQVSLTAVKQRFEDKRYEEISLEEVLSYGQLCAALGVKQESLEPAPFLSAGDIHAFLSSPSGRRTKRKRENSLQEDRGSFVTTPTAELSSQEETLLGSFLDWSLDYCSGYEGDQESEGEKEGDVTAPSGVLDVTVVYLSPEEHCCQESSDEEACPEEAWGPQDTQALAPGHQALRTPGPEPPPCSRWGLGKDITTSGYSSVSSASPTDSGHALGGPPRSTSELPAGSSLNTQPCHHHARKSCLQCRPPSPPESCAPQQQVKRKNLSAHSEKEEEEDMNLGFLKL, encoded by the exons ATGGGGAGCGGAGGCG TGATCCACTGTAGGTGTGCCAAGTGTTTCTGTTATCCTTCAAAGCGGAGAATAAGAAGGAGACCTCGAAACCTCACAATCTTGAATCTCCCTGAAGATGCGCTCTTTCATATCCTGAAATGGCTTTCTGTTGGAGATATCCTCGCTGTCCGAGCT GTACATTCCCACCTGAAGTACCTGGTGGACAACCATGCCAGCGTGTGGGCATGCGCCAGCTTCCAGGAGCTGTGGCCTTCTCCGGGGAACCTGAAGCACTTTGAAAG GGCTGCTGAGAAAGGGAACTTTGAAGCTGCCGTGAAGCTGGGCATTGCCTACCTCTACAACGAAGGCT TGTCGGTGTCTGACGAGGCCCGGGCGGAAGTGAACGGCCTGAGGGCCTCTTGCTACTTCAGCCTGGCGGAGCGGCTGAACGTGGGCGCCGCCCCCTTCATCTGGCTCTTCATCCGCCCGCCTTGGTCGGTGTCCGGGAGCTGCTGCAAGGCTGTGGTTCACGAGAGCCTCAGGGCGGAGTGCCAGCTACAGAAA ACCCACAGGGCGTCCATACTTCACTGCCTGGGGAGGGTGCTGAGTCTCTTCGAG GatgaagagaaacagaagcagGCCCGGAACCTGTTTGAAGAGTCCGCTAACCAGGGGTGTCTGACCAGCTCATACCTCCTCTGGGAGAGTGACAGGCGGATGGAC ATGCTGGACCCCGGACGGTTTCTCCACAGCTTCCGGAAGCTCAGGGACTTTGCTGCCAAAGGCTGCTGGGAAGCGCAG CTGTCTCTAGCCAAAGCCTGTGCACATAGACACCAGCTCGGATTGGAAGCAAAAGCCTCCAGTGAGATAGTCTGCCAGTTGTTCCAGGCCTCCCACGCTGTCAATAAGCAGAGGGTCTTCTCTGTCCAGAAAGGGCTCAATGACACAATGAG GTACATCCTCATCGACTGGCTGGTGGAGGTCGCGACCATGAAGGACTTCTCGAGCCTGTGTCTCCACCTGACCGTGGAGTGCGTGGACCGGTACCTGCAGAGGCGGCTGGTGCCCCGGTACCGGCTGCAGCTGCTGGGCATCGCCTGCATGGTCATCTGCACCCG GTTCATCAGCAAAGAGATCCTGACAATCCGGGAGGCTGTGTGGCTCACAGACAACACATACAAGTACGAGGACCTGGTGAGGATGATGGGCGAGATCATCTCGGCCCTGGACGGGAAGATCCGG GTCCCCACCGTGGTCGATTACAAGGATGTCCTGCTGACACTGGTCCCCATGGCACCAAGAACCCAGCACCTGTGCGGCTTCCTCTGTGAGCTCTCCCTGCTGCACACCAGCCTGGCCGCCTACGCCCCGGCCCACCTCGCTGCGGCCGCCCTGCTGCTGGCGAGGCTGACACACGGGCAGA CGCAGCCCTGGACCACCCAGTTGTGGGACCTTACCGGCTTCTCCTGTGAAGACCTCATCCCCTGTGTCTTAAGTCTTCATCAGAAGTG CTTCCATGATGACGCCCCCAAGGACTACAGGCAGGTGTCTCTCACTGCCGTCAAGCAGCGATTCGAGGACAAGCGCTATGAGGAGATCAGCCTGGAAGAG GTGCTGAGCTATGGCCAGCTGTGTGCTGCCCTGGGCGTGAAACAGGAGAGCCTGGAACCTGCGCCCTTCCTCAGTGCGGGCGATATTCACGCCTTCCTCAGCTCACCCTCTGGGAGGAGGACCAAGCG GAAGCGGGAGAACAGCCTCCAGGAGGACAGGGGCAGCTTCGTCACCACACCCACCGCTGAGCTGTCCAGCCAGGAGGAGACGCTGCTGGGCAGCTTCCTGGACTGGAGCCTGGATTACTGCTCGGGCTACGAGGGCGACCAGGAGAGTGAGGGCGAGAAGGAGGGCGACG TGACGGCTCCCAGCGGCGTCCTCGACGTCACCGTGGTCTACCTGAGTCCGGAGGAGCACTGCTGCCAGGAGTCCAGTGACGAGGAGGCCTGCCCGGAGGAGGCATGGGGGCCCCAGGACACACAGGCGCTGGCGCCGGGCCACCAGGCGCTGCGGACCCCAGGGCCGGAGCCCCCCCCGTGCAGCAGGTGGGGGCTGGGCAAGGACATCACGACATCAGGGTACTCCTCCGTCAGCAGCGCGAGTCCCACAGACTCCGGGCACGCCTTGGGGGGGCCCCCCCGGTCTACCTCAGAGCTGCCCGCGGGCAGCAGCTTGAACACACAGCCCTGCCACCACCATGCCCGGAAGTCGTGTTTACAGTGTCGCCCCCCCAGCCCCCCGGAGAGCTGTGCTCCCCAACAGCAGGTGAAGAGGAAGAACCTGTCAGCCCACagtgagaaggaggaggaagaagacatGAACTTGGGCTTCTTGAAGCTGTGA